A window of Theropithecus gelada isolate Dixy unplaced genomic scaffold, Tgel_1.0 HiC_scaffold_677, whole genome shotgun sequence genomic DNA:
gtgagacttgttctaaaaaataataataaaaaaatcagtctcttgggttttattttttccccattacaACCTGCTTGCCCTGCAATACTCCACACTATGTGAGCCCCCTTGATTCCTCCTGACCCCCTTGATTTCTTCTGTATGAGACAGGTGGGGTGCTGGGGGTGACCCAGGCTGTGGTTTTGTCTGCTGGATTCTCCAGCTTCTACCTGGCTGACATAGATTCTGGGCGAAATATCTTCATTGTGGGCTTCTCTATCTTCATGGCCTTGCTGCTGCCAAGATGGTTTCGGGAAGCCCCAGTCCTATTCAGCACAGGTaggtggaagggaaggggagTTGCTCAGTAGCAGGAAAGCAAGGAGTTGAGGCTCAGGCTCCCCCGGCTCCTGGCCCCACAGCCTTCTCTGGGCTTTGGTGTAAAtacttcattcatttgtttaatggatatttattgagcactatgcTACCCATTTGGGATACAAACGTGCCTCCCTTTATTACAGCGTAGTAAAAGAGATGAGATGTGTAGGAAAATAACAAGAAAGGTTCAGATAAAGAGCTATGGTGCTCAGTGGCAAGAGAGATAGCTTCTGTTTGAGGTGATCCAGTAACAGAGCTGGTCTTGAAGGATGGCAAGTTTTAAACATCTTTGGTGAGAAGGTCATTCCTCATGAAGGAACCATCATTTATACAAAGACACAGAAGTGGGAAGTCTTAGGATATGTCCTGAGAGCAGTAAATCGCTTAATTTGTCCCACCCAGTTCTCAACTGGGTGATTTTGCCCCCatggggacatttggcaatgtctggagacatttttggctgtTACACATGGAGGAAGAGGGAGTTGTTACTAGGGTTTAGTGCATAgaaagatgctgctaaacatcctacactGTACAGGACATCCCCCCTGTACCACCACCCCCAACCAAGAATTATCTGGTCTAAGATGTCAGTAGGACTGAGGTTGAAAAACCCAGGATAGAGCATAGAGGGTAAAAACTGGGAGATGAGGTTGGGGCTTAAATACTAAGCTTTCTAGAGAAAGGGAACCTGGAATAGTCAAAGCATATATGGAGGGTGTGTGGATGATCAGAACATAGGGTGTTGAGCAGGAATCCTGTGAGAAAGGCCTGGATTTGGAAAGTGGTTAGACAGACAAAGGGTGAGAGGGATGAAATGACAATTCAGAAAGATCTGTCCTTAGACCAAGACTTAGGTTTAGGTCTGGGAGGGCAAGACTCCTGGGCTTGGATATAGGATCAGAGTTCCCTTCCTGCCTGGCCCCAACCCTTCATAGGCTGGAGCCCCTTGGATGTATTACTGCACTCACTGCTGACACAGCCCATCTTCCTGGCGGGACTCTCAGGCTTCCTACTAGAGAACACGATTCCTGGTAAGTTGAGGCCAGGCCCCAGCAGACTGGGGAGTGGCCAGGAAGCCATCCCTCCCTGGAATGGGCAATGGCCTGACAAACCTCTCTTTTGCAGGCACACAGCTTGAGCGAGGCCTAGGTCAAGGGCTACCATCTGTTTTCACTGCGCAAGAGGCTCAAATGCCTCAGAAGCCCAGGGAGAAGGCTGCTCAAGTGTACAGACTTCCTTTCCCCATCCAAAACCTGTGTCCCTGCATCCCCCAGCCTCTCCGCTGCCTCTGCCCACTGCCTGAAGACCCTGGGGATGAGGAAGGAGGCTCCTCTGAGCCAGAAGAGATGGCAGACTTGCTGCCTGGCTCAGGGGAGCCATGCCCTGAATCTAGCAGAGAAGGGTTTAGGTCCCAGAAATGACCGGTATGCCTACTTCTGCTCTGGCTAATTTAGCACTAACTCTCATCTGCTGGAGAATCAGCTCCCAAACTGTTCTTTCTCGTAGGCagagggtatgtgtgtgtatattacatGGGCCCGCCTAGAGGTTCCATTTCCCAGTAGGGTGGGTTGCCTTTCCTTGTCTTAATTAGGCCTAACTATTCCAGAGTAGAGGCCATGATTTAGCGGACCATGAATGAATGAGATTTTGCCTGTGTACTATCAACGCCACTTGAACCCCAGCATTCACTTtaatacttattgagcatctCCCATGTGCAAGGTCCTGGAACTACAGGGTTAAGACAGGGTCCATGCCCTCTCAAGGCATTTACGGTTTAAAAAGACCTTTGTAATTACTAACGAAAATGCAAAGCAGAAAGCAGTCtgtaataaagattaaaataatgcTGTGGGAGCAAAGAGGAAGGGATAATGAATTCTGATTGGGGACAGTGGGAAAGGCTTTATGCAAGAAGCAATGAGGATGGCGTTGACAAATGAGGAGGATTTTTGGTTTTTCAGGTTCGAGGTCCAGCTTGAGCAAAGCCATGAGTTGTACGAAGTCCAAGATAGCTGAGGGGTTTCAAATTTCTCAGTAGTGAGGAGCATAAGTACGGGGATGATGGAGAAATGAGGCAGGAGAGGTAAAGGATGAGATCAGATTATGGGACTTATGCCTGGGAGACTCCTTCCTTCAACAACTCTAGTGCTGGTGGAGGACCTGAGAGAACTTACCTACGGAACTTCCATGCCTTATTTTGTTAAAAAGAGACTGGACAGgtaggggagggaagagaagtgaCTCAAGTTTGACAAATCCAAACCTGGGCTCCCCTTTCCTACGCCTGGCCCGCTATTCCTTCTACTCGGCCAGCGTGACTCCAAGACGCGCCACTACCTCTCTACTAGCTGGCCGCCCGGCCTCTCCTCCAGTTACCCTGCCACTGCGGCGCTCCTCTCATCAGCGTCCCAGGCCCAGAAGCCCCGCCCATGCCAGGCATAGGCCCCGCCCCTGCGTCCCAAGACCCTGCCTCCTCTTGTGGGGGGGAATCGGCCTCTTACTCTAGGCCTTTCGGTTTGCGCGAGCGGGCAAGAGAGCGTGCGTGCGGCGAGGAGGGTGGGCGGTCTCGCTGCCGCTGACGGTAGGTGGAATCGCACTCGAGTCCGGGCAGAAGCAAGCCAGCGAAGGGCTGCTCAGACGCTGCGGGTTGGGCCTGGCTTGGGCATTTTCTCCTTGGAGGGAGCGCGCGCTGCCGGGTACCAGGGCAGGCCTCCAGGGGGGTAGGCGGGGCCGCGCGTGCGCAGTCCGCCGGCTGCGGCCCGGCGTGGATGGTGCAGCTCGAGTGAGGGTATTCCTTCGCCGCCTGTTTGGTGCGACGAAACCTCCAGTGGCCGGCTTTGTTGCCTCTTGAAGGATCCCGAGCCGCGTCCCAGTGCAGCCAGTGCTGTAGAAATGGGAAGGCGGATGGCGAAGGCTCTTCTAGCTGGGGCGGGTGGAAGCGGGACGCCCGGCGGCTCCTGGGGTGGGGCTGTGATTATGGGACCTAGGGTTCGCGTTCTCCCAGGGGGACCGGGCGGGGCCCAGCCGGGATGCTCTCTGGGCCCCTACTGCCCTCTGCAGGGCGTCGGAGGAACTGCCCAGAGGAGTCATTGCTGAGGAGCGGAACTCGATGCAGATGAAGGTTCTCAAGGGACCCCTCCGCCGGGGTGCCCCTCAGCGCCCCTCCACTCAAGAGAAATAAACCCGTAAATCTGGTTAATGTGAATGCTAAAGGCAGccttgaaggaaaaaagaaaagggtgaAATGTGGAGGCCTCGGACGTAGAACGGGACGCGTGTGGTGGGAGCAGGCAGCCGGGGTCTGGTGCCCAATGTGTCAGGCCGCCTTTTTATAGGGTCGGTTACTGCTGGCCGCATTTTAAACTCCTCCCCCTTTacccaacaaacaaacaaaacccatcaATTTGAACTTCCGGGCTTTCCGAAGGAATGGGCTAGAATAGTAAATCCAATTTTGGCAACTGTTAGAGTACACTGGGGTGTGCCTATAAGGGAGATGAAAGGGTTTGGCGACTTTATTTGCGTTTGTGACCTTTGGCAATGTGGAGCTCTTGTCCAGCTAGGACTAGCTTAATCATCCCATGACCACTTCTGTCCCCATAAGAGCAGCATGTGGGAAATGTGACGGAAACACCATCCTCCAAACACCAGGCTTTGAGGATGCCGTAAAGAAAGATcaccatatatatgtatctgtatgCATATCTGTATATGTTATGTCACAAGTCACAAGGTCACACTTCAAAAACTAGGGGAAATGACTGTCTTAATCAGACTTAATAAGGAATTTCGTTATTTACATTCTAAATTTTTCCTTCCTGGTACTTCTcttcattttgtatttgtagacTGGAATAATGAAGGaaattgtcatcttttttttctccctcacagGAAAAACAATCACATTCTCTGTCAAGCAGCTGTAGTTCTGATTGTCTACTAGGTTAAGCCTTCTACTTTAGCTGCTGAGATA
This region includes:
- the LOC112617947 gene encoding solute carrier family 23 member 3-like gives rise to the protein CLFFMQAGSQQVAHLVGLLCMGLGLSPRLAQLLTTIPLPVVGGVLGVTQAVVLSAGFSSFYLADIDSGRNIFIVGFSIFMALLLPRWFREAPVLFSTGWSPLDVLLHSLLTQPIFLAGLSGFLLENTIPGTQLERGLGQGLPSVFTAQEAQMPQKPREKAAQVYRLPFPIQNLCPCIPQPLRCLCPLPEDPGDEEGGSSEPEEMADLLPGSGEPCPESSREGFRSQK